A portion of the Macaca mulatta isolate MMU2019108-1 chromosome 4, T2T-MMU8v2.0, whole genome shotgun sequence genome contains these proteins:
- the MTFR2 gene encoding mitochondrial fission regulator 2 isoform X3: MEDGKLLWLIPLLNSVDSENCGSVVPSFADILYVANDEEASYLRFRNSIWKNEEEKVEIFHPLQLVRDPLSPAVRQKETVKNDMPVNEAAIKKIAALENELTFLRSQIAAIVEMQELKNSANSSSFGLNDKPISLGQLSSSRAARLSVEPDQFPSSVLSSPPPPPPLPPQFSSLQPLCFPPIQPRSSNICDSDNPATEMNKQNLAANKTNYSHHSKSQRNKDIPNMLDVLKDMNKVKLRAVERSPGGRPIHKRKRQNSHWDPVSLISHALKQKFAFQEDDSFEKENRSWESSPFSSPETSRFGHHISQSEGQRTKEEMVNTKAVDQGISNTSLLNSRI, translated from the exons ttgATCCCGCTCTTGAACTCTGTAGACTCTGAAAATTGTGGATCTGTGGTTCCTTCTTTTGCTGATATTTTGTATGTGGCAAATGATGAAGAAGCCAGTTATCTCAGATTTCG AAATAGTATAtggaaaaatgaagaagagaaggTGGAAATTTTTCATCCTTTGCAACTAGTTCGGGATCCACTGTCACCTGCTGTAAGACAGAAAGAAACAGTGAAAAATGATATGCCTGTAAATGAagctgcaattaaaaaaatagctgcCCTTGAAAATGAGCTGACTTTTCTTCGCTCTCAGATTGCAGCAATTGTGGAAATGCAGGAACTGAAAAACAGTGCAAATTCTA GTTCCTTTGGCTTGAATGACAAGCCCATTAGTTTGGGCCAGTTGTCATCATCGCGGGCTGCCCGTCTGAGTGTGGAGCCGGATCAGTTTCCAAGTTCAGtgctttcttctcctcctcctccaccaccacttCCTCCTCAGTTTTCATCTCTCCAGCCACTGTGTTTTCCTCCCATACAACCAAGATCTAGTAATATTTGTGACTCAGATAATCCAGCTACTGAAATGAACAAACAGAACCTGGCTGCTAATAAGACCAATTATAGTCATCATTCAAAAAGCcagagaaataaagatattccaAACATGTTGGACGTTCTGAAGGATATGAATAAGGTTAAGCTTCGTGCAGTTGAGCG gtcaCCTGGCGGTAGACCCATTCATAAGAGGAAAAGACAGAATTCACATTGGGATCCAGTTTCTTTAATATCTCATGCACTTAAGCAGAAATTTGCATTTCAAGAAGATGATTCTTTTGAGAAAGAGAATAGATCTTGGGAATCTTCCCCATTTTCTAGTCCAGAAACTTCAAGG tTTGGACATCACATTTCACAGTCAGAAGGACAGCGAACTAAAGAAGAAATGGTCAACACAAAAGCTGTTGACCAAGGTATCAGCAATACAAGCCTTCTAAACTCAAGGATTTAA